One genomic region from Salvia hispanica cultivar TCC Black 2014 chromosome 2, UniMelb_Shisp_WGS_1.0, whole genome shotgun sequence encodes:
- the LOC125206151 gene encoding uncharacterized protein LOC125206151, which yields MSIFVWRLLSNRVHVDTKLQWRKIELASKCYCCPTTPGIESLQHLFVNGVGAARVWSFFDQWFAGGSYPLKPKDTIPERLEGWAKRTNQQKKTHMSRITPCLIVWFLWAERNRCRHNEADFRPQNVIWQTQLHIKKLIDSGQLGTNQRRGVVSPLTIVPALSERRQAQLVMPLKWHPPDPPWIKLNTASWLSEGSGQARGGGIIRDHYGQLLCAFSVPLLVASSLEASAKTVRIGLSEAKELGTQIWIETNDPRVASLVKTRSFGPADSRHEMARLFLLQKGCSTRITSIGSVLNKAAKCLAKLQCDPTEHCRFNSHTAPRIVKAIVRLEQMGVPYLREEDE from the coding sequence ATGTCTATATTTGTATGGAGACTCCTATCAAACAGAGTACATGTGGATACCAAACTCCAATGGAGGAAGATCGAGTTAGCCTCCAAATGCTATTGCTGCCCGACGACCCCTGGGATCGAATCACTGCAGCACCTTTTTGTGAATGGCGTGGGAGCAGCTAGAGTCTGGAGCTTCTTCGATCAGTGGTTCGCAGGTGGATCATACCCGCTCAAACCCAAAGATACAATACCGGAAAGACTTGAAGGCTGGGCAAAACGAACCAACCAACAAAAGAAGACACACATGAGTAGGATCACCCCCTGCCTTATTGTATGGTTTCTTTGGGCGGAAAGGAATAGGTGCCGGCACAATGAGGCAGATTTCAGACCCCAGAATGTGATCTGGCAGACACAACTGCACATCAAAAAGCTCATCGATAGTGGCCAGTTGGGGACTAATCAGAGGAGAGGAGTCGTGAGTCCTTTGACGATCGTCCCCGCCCTAAGTGAAAGACGGCAAGCGCAACTTGTTATGCCACTTAAATGGCATCCGCCGGATCCCCCCTGGATCAAGCTCAACACGGCGAGCTGGCTCTCGGAAGGATCAGGTCAGGCAAGAGGGGGTGGAATTATTCGGGATCACTACGGTCAACTCCTATGTGCATTCAGCGTCCCTCTCTTAGTGGCTTCGTCCCTTGAGGCGAGCGCCAAAACAGTGAGGATAGGCCTCTCGGAGGCCAAAGAGCTTGGCACACAAATCTGGATTGAAACGAATGACCCAAGAGTGGCTAGCCTCGTCAAGACAAGAAGCTTCGGCCCAGCTGATTCAAGGCACGAGATGGCACGTCTGTTTTTGCTGCAAAAAGGTTGCTCTACCCGCATCACCTCCATTGGTAGCGTGTTGAATAAAGCGGCCAAGTGTTTGGCTAAGCTGCAATGTGACCCCACAGAACACTGTCGATTTAATTCCCATACGGCCCCCAGGATCGTCAAGGCGATCGTCCGGCTTGAGCAGATGGGTGTCCCCTATCTCCGAGAGGAGGACGAGTAA